From Pseudoalteromonas viridis, the proteins below share one genomic window:
- a CDS encoding DUF3545 family protein — MDSLDDFISTLESPAPKRRTSSKGKKRKWREIEALKDKQRLRKELEELDIFADSIDLDELDFI, encoded by the coding sequence ATGGATAGCCTAGACGATTTTATTTCAACACTAGAAAGTCCTGCACCAAAGAGAAGAACCTCATCTAAAGGCAAAAAAAGAAAGTGGCGTGAAATTGAAGCGCTGAAAGACAAACAACGCCTGCGTAAGGAATTGGAAGAACTGGATATCTTCGCAGACAGCATTGACCTGGACGAACTTGACTTTATTTAA
- a CDS encoding cobyric acid synthase, which yields MNTLMVQGTTSDAGKSTLVAGLCRAFQRRGVKVVPFKPQNMALNSAVTPDGGEIGRAQALQAIAAKVPLSTDLNPILLKPNSDTGAQVIVHGRALSNMEAAGYHDYKKVAMQAVLTSHQRLSEQYALCVVEGAGSPAEINLRENDIANMGFACEVDCPVIIIADIDKGGVFAHLVGTLALLSEYEQSLVKGFVINRFRGDIALLQSGLDWLEQHTGKPVLGVLPYLHDLALDAEDAVTMANRIDCPEVKVAVLLLPHISNHTDFDTLRLDPKVDLRYVRHTETIGAADLVIIPGSKNVLNDLAFLRAEGWDHELQRHVRYGGKVLGICGGFQMLGNSICDPEQIESTLGTIKGLGLAEFDTKLTRNKTLTQVQANCLLNAQQTPLNGYEIHCGISQGPALARPFIQFVAHPSRWQTDGFISEDNQLAGTYLHGLFDSPEGLTCVLLWASEGRYSGGGFNLAEHREQQLERLADMCETHLDIDKILAISEQRTT from the coding sequence ATGAATACGTTAATGGTGCAGGGCACCACCTCTGATGCGGGTAAAAGCACGCTGGTAGCGGGCTTGTGCCGGGCATTCCAGCGCCGTGGCGTTAAGGTCGTTCCGTTTAAACCACAAAATATGGCACTGAACAGTGCGGTCACGCCAGATGGTGGCGAGATTGGCCGGGCTCAGGCGCTACAGGCCATAGCCGCCAAGGTGCCGCTCAGTACCGACCTCAACCCCATCTTACTTAAGCCGAATTCAGATACCGGTGCGCAGGTAATCGTACATGGCCGGGCGCTGAGCAACATGGAAGCGGCGGGCTATCACGACTACAAAAAGGTCGCGATGCAGGCTGTGCTGACTTCACACCAAAGGCTCAGCGAACAGTACGCCTTATGTGTGGTAGAAGGAGCCGGAAGCCCGGCGGAAATTAATCTGCGAGAGAACGACATTGCTAACATGGGGTTTGCCTGTGAGGTAGATTGCCCGGTGATCATCATTGCCGACATCGACAAGGGCGGTGTGTTTGCTCACCTGGTTGGTACCCTGGCACTGCTGAGTGAGTATGAGCAATCCCTGGTTAAGGGGTTTGTGATCAATCGCTTTCGCGGCGATATTGCCTTACTGCAAAGTGGTCTGGACTGGCTGGAGCAGCATACCGGTAAACCTGTATTGGGCGTGCTGCCTTACCTGCATGACCTGGCACTGGATGCCGAAGATGCCGTGACTATGGCCAATCGCATCGACTGCCCCGAGGTCAAAGTGGCGGTACTGTTACTGCCACATATTAGTAATCACACCGACTTTGATACCCTGCGATTAGACCCCAAAGTGGACCTGCGTTATGTGCGCCACACCGAAACCATAGGCGCAGCCGACTTGGTGATCATTCCCGGCAGTAAAAATGTCCTTAATGACCTGGCTTTTTTGCGCGCAGAAGGCTGGGACCATGAGCTGCAACGCCATGTGCGTTACGGCGGCAAGGTACTTGGGATCTGTGGTGGATTCCAAATGCTGGGCAATAGCATTTGCGATCCGGAGCAGATCGAATCGACGCTCGGCACTATTAAAGGCCTGGGACTGGCGGAATTTGATACCAAACTGACGCGCAATAAAACCCTGACTCAGGTGCAGGCAAACTGCCTTTTAAACGCACAGCAAACGCCATTGAATGGCTATGAGATCCACTGCGGGATCAGTCAGGGCCCGGCACTGGCGCGGCCATTTATACAGTTTGTTGCACATCCATCTAGGTGGCAAACCGATGGCTTTATCAGTGAGGACAACCAGCTGGCGGGCACCTATCTGCACGGCTTATTTGATAGTCCCGAGGGGTTAACCTGTGTATTGCTCTGGGCAAGCGAAGGTCGCTACAGTGGTGGCGGATTCAATCTGGCTGAGCACCGGGAGCAGCAACTTGAGCGGCTGGCAGATATGTGCGAAACCCATTTAGACATAGATAAAATTCTGGCAATTAGTGAGCAGAGGACAACATGA
- the yaaA gene encoding peroxide stress protein YaaA codes for MITLVSPAKNLDYDTPAHTARFTQPELLTHSEELIHVCRDLSPQQIGTLMKISDKLAGLNAARFADWSQPFTPDNAKQAVLAFNGDVYTGLDAASMDDATLDYAQQHLRILSGLYGVLKPLDLMQAYRLEMGTKLDNPRGKNLYEFWGRIIADKLNEALEAANSQVLINLASNEYFKAVDKKALKAEIISPVFKDCKNGQFKVISFYAKKARGMMARYILDNQVESPEALKAFDVAGYYYSEEATQKASEPVFLRAEQN; via the coding sequence ATGATCACTCTCGTTTCTCCGGCAAAAAATCTCGATTATGATACTCCGGCGCACACCGCGCGTTTTACCCAGCCCGAACTGCTCACACACAGTGAAGAATTGATCCACGTGTGTCGTGACTTATCACCGCAACAGATAGGCACGCTGATGAAGATCAGCGACAAGCTGGCGGGTCTGAATGCGGCGCGCTTTGCCGACTGGTCGCAGCCTTTTACCCCCGACAATGCCAAACAGGCTGTACTGGCGTTTAATGGCGATGTGTACACCGGCCTGGATGCGGCCAGTATGGATGACGCAACACTGGACTATGCACAGCAGCATTTGCGTATTTTGTCTGGCCTCTATGGCGTGCTTAAGCCACTTGATCTGATGCAGGCATATCGTCTGGAAATGGGTACTAAGTTGGATAATCCTCGCGGTAAAAACCTCTATGAATTCTGGGGCCGTATCATTGCCGACAAGCTTAACGAAGCGCTGGAAGCGGCTAATAGTCAGGTGCTGATCAATCTGGCATCGAATGAATACTTTAAAGCGGTAGATAAAAAGGCATTGAAGGCCGAGATCATCTCACCGGTATTCAAAGACTGCAAAAATGGTCAGTTTAAGGTCATTAGTTTCTATGCCAAAAAAGCCCGCGGTATGATGGCGCGCTACATTCTGGACAACCAGGTCGAGTCTCCCGAGGCATTAAAAGCGTTTGATGTGGCTGGTTACTACTACAGCGAAGAAGCCACCCAAAAAGCCAGTGAGCCGGTGTTTTTACGCGCTGAGCAAAACTAA
- the ung gene encoding uracil-DNA glycosylase, with product MTTWSDVLGHEKQQAYFQDTLNYVAERRAQGVTVYPPEDFVFEAFKATPFDQVKVVILGQDPYHGPDQAHGLCFSVLPGVKAPPSLANMYKELAQDISGFQIPDHGYLLPWAEQGVLLLNTVLTVEQGQAHSHKHLGWERFTDAVIAQLNQHSEGVIFLLWGAHAQKKGKAIDQQRHHVLHAPHPSPLSAHRGFFGCQHFSQTNTLLQSMGKTPINWQV from the coding sequence ATGACAACCTGGAGTGACGTGCTCGGGCACGAAAAACAACAAGCGTATTTTCAGGACACCCTAAACTATGTTGCCGAGCGTCGGGCGCAGGGCGTCACCGTCTATCCTCCTGAGGACTTTGTGTTTGAGGCGTTCAAGGCGACCCCTTTTGATCAGGTCAAAGTGGTGATCCTGGGACAGGACCCTTACCACGGGCCAGATCAGGCTCACGGACTGTGTTTCTCTGTGTTGCCAGGCGTCAAGGCGCCGCCGTCGCTGGCCAACATGTACAAAGAACTGGCACAAGACATCTCGGGCTTTCAGATCCCTGACCACGGCTATTTGCTGCCCTGGGCAGAGCAGGGCGTACTGCTGCTTAACACCGTACTGACGGTGGAGCAGGGACAGGCACACTCGCACAAGCATCTCGGCTGGGAGCGCTTTACTGACGCCGTGATTGCACAGCTTAACCAACACAGCGAAGGGGTTATCTTCTTGCTGTGGGGCGCGCATGCACAAAAGAAAGGTAAGGCAATTGACCAGCAACGTCATCACGTGTTGCACGCACCTCACCCGTCTCCGCTGTCAGCGCACCGTGGTTTTTTCGGCTGTCAGCACTTCTCGCAAACCAATACGCTATTGCAAAGCATGGGCAAAACGCCCATCAACTGGCAAGTCTGA
- a CDS encoding cobalamin-binding protein has product MNKVFVIWLSMVFLLTAISASADDSSAPPAKRIVALAPHIVENLYAIGAGERIVGTVEYADYPAEANQIPRIGGYHGIALEKLLALSPDLVIAWQGGNQQADLDKLEQLGIKVVYSETKDLKQIPHSLRWLGRLTALKENAEQVARRFEQGLEKLQERYRSAAPVSVFYQLWPAPMMTVNGTTWIHQTLEVCGASNVFADATTAYPQISIENVLHTKPQVIVIPQEKSKKAQPKIDWHNWPEIPAAKHQQYIEVNADLLHRYTSRVLEGLGGLCDKLDASRTYYQKLTTTEN; this is encoded by the coding sequence ATGAACAAGGTCTTTGTCATCTGGCTGAGTATGGTGTTCTTGTTGACTGCGATTTCAGCGAGCGCAGATGATAGCTCCGCGCCGCCTGCCAAACGGATTGTGGCTTTGGCACCACATATCGTCGAGAACCTATATGCCATTGGCGCAGGGGAGCGCATCGTCGGCACAGTGGAATACGCGGATTATCCGGCTGAGGCCAATCAGATCCCACGTATTGGTGGTTATCATGGCATTGCACTGGAGAAGTTGCTGGCTTTGTCGCCTGATCTGGTAATTGCCTGGCAGGGGGGCAATCAACAAGCTGACCTGGATAAGCTTGAGCAGCTCGGCATCAAAGTGGTGTACAGCGAAACCAAAGATTTAAAACAGATCCCGCACTCGCTGCGCTGGCTGGGCCGATTAACCGCGTTGAAAGAAAACGCTGAGCAAGTGGCTCGGCGCTTTGAGCAAGGCCTGGAAAAATTGCAGGAACGTTATCGCTCGGCCGCACCTGTGTCTGTTTTTTACCAGCTTTGGCCTGCGCCTATGATGACGGTCAATGGCACCACCTGGATCCATCAAACCCTGGAGGTGTGCGGGGCCAGTAATGTGTTTGCCGATGCCACCACGGCATATCCGCAGATCAGTATCGAGAACGTGCTACATACAAAGCCACAGGTGATAGTGATCCCGCAGGAAAAGTCCAAAAAAGCGCAGCCAAAAATAGACTGGCACAACTGGCCAGAAATCCCGGCTGCCAAGCATCAGCAATACATAGAAGTGAATGCCGACCTATTACACCGATATACCAGTCGGGTGCTTGAAGGGCTGGGCGGATTATGTGATAAACTGGATGCTTCGCGAACTTACTATCAGAAACTCACAACCACAGAGAACTAA
- the tal gene encoding transaldolase, with amino-acid sequence MTSALDRLKQHSSIVADTGDIEAIRKHQPEDATTNPSLLLKAAEMPAYQDYLKAAWDYAKSQHDDAAQQLELACDYFAVLIGKEIANIVPGYISTEVDARLSFDTEATIAKAQQLLALYEQLGVSKDKILIKIASTWEGIKAAETLEKQGIKCNLTLLFSQAQARACADANVFLISPFVGRILDWHVANGLEKPTDPLQDPGVQSVRSIFEFYKRHGYNTVVMGASFRNTGEIVALTGCDKLTISPALLEELGELPAAEDYLLDSEYEVVAKPAPLSESEFRWLHNQDAMATEKLAEGIRAFAAAQETLEARFKAL; translated from the coding sequence ATGACTTCAGCATTAGATAGGCTAAAACAGCATTCATCTATCGTCGCCGACACCGGAGATATCGAGGCAATCCGTAAACACCAACCGGAAGATGCCACCACTAACCCGTCTCTGCTTTTAAAAGCAGCCGAAATGCCTGCTTATCAGGATTACCTGAAAGCGGCCTGGGATTACGCCAAAAGTCAGCATGACGACGCGGCACAACAACTGGAACTGGCTTGTGACTACTTTGCCGTACTGATTGGTAAAGAGATTGCCAATATTGTACCTGGCTATATCTCAACCGAAGTCGATGCACGCTTATCGTTTGATACCGAAGCGACCATTGCCAAAGCACAGCAGCTACTGGCGCTCTATGAGCAGCTGGGTGTCAGCAAAGACAAGATTTTAATTAAAATTGCTTCTACCTGGGAAGGCATCAAAGCCGCTGAAACTCTGGAAAAGCAAGGAATTAAATGTAACCTGACCCTGCTATTCAGCCAGGCGCAGGCCCGTGCATGTGCCGACGCAAACGTGTTCCTGATCTCGCCATTTGTTGGCCGAATTCTGGACTGGCACGTGGCCAATGGCCTGGAAAAGCCGACTGATCCACTACAAGATCCAGGTGTACAGTCTGTACGCAGTATTTTTGAATTCTACAAACGTCACGGCTACAACACAGTTGTGATGGGTGCCAGCTTCCGTAACACCGGCGAGATTGTTGCACTGACCGGCTGTGACAAGCTGACTATCAGCCCGGCACTGCTAGAAGAGCTGGGAGAGCTACCAGCTGCAGAAGATTACCTGCTGGATAGCGAGTATGAGGTTGTTGCGAAACCAGCCCCTCTGAGCGAAAGCGAGTTCCGCTGGTTGCACAACCAGGATGCCATGGCCACAGAAAAGCTGGCTGAAGGTATTCGTGCCTTTGCTGCGGCTCAGGAAACCCTGGAAGCACGCTTCAAAGCGCTATAA
- a CDS encoding MFS transporter has translation MNKNVLLLACCQGLITTGNILLVTISALVGQLLSPSAALTTLPVAMQMAGLLMATIPASLIMAKTGRRLGFSLGNLVGISGTLLGVWALRESHFALFCVATTLIGIGTGFATLYRFAAIEASDKPATAISTIMASGVVAAILGPNLAVWVNEVYPALNYANSFVALSGLYVLALLLLQGVRFTEVDPHTTDAPARTLKEIVAQKQFQLAVLVAMISYSVMNFLMTATPLAMHRHGFDLADSALVIEWHVLGMFLPSFFTGKLIERFGARVMILLGCVLYLASAGINLLGVSHWHFLLALFALGVGWNFMFISATQLVSQTYAPQERAKAQACNEFLVFSMVVASSLSAGFLEATIGWQTLNLWSMPVVLAAFIATLVLSRGSVTPARLPVG, from the coding sequence ATGAATAAAAATGTCTTGCTGCTGGCCTGCTGTCAGGGCCTGATCACCACAGGCAATATTCTGCTGGTGACCATCTCTGCGCTGGTGGGGCAGCTGCTCAGCCCGTCGGCGGCGCTGACCACTTTGCCTGTGGCGATGCAGATGGCCGGGCTATTGATGGCGACCATTCCGGCCTCGCTGATCATGGCTAAAACTGGTCGCAGATTGGGTTTCTCGCTGGGTAATCTGGTCGGGATCAGCGGCACCTTGCTGGGTGTCTGGGCGCTCAGAGAAAGTCATTTTGCCCTGTTTTGTGTGGCGACCACTTTAATTGGTATCGGCACTGGTTTTGCCACCTTGTATCGATTTGCGGCCATAGAGGCCAGTGACAAGCCCGCTACGGCCATTTCGACCATTATGGCCAGTGGTGTGGTGGCAGCGATTTTAGGGCCGAACCTGGCCGTCTGGGTCAATGAGGTGTATCCGGCACTTAATTATGCTAATTCATTTGTTGCGCTTAGCGGCTTGTATGTGCTCGCCTTGCTGCTCCTGCAGGGCGTACGCTTTACGGAAGTGGATCCACATACCACTGATGCACCCGCCCGGACCCTGAAAGAAATCGTAGCACAGAAGCAATTTCAGCTGGCGGTGCTGGTGGCCATGATCAGTTATTCCGTGATGAATTTTTTGATGACAGCAACGCCGCTGGCCATGCATCGTCATGGATTTGATCTGGCAGATTCCGCACTGGTGATTGAGTGGCATGTGCTGGGCATGTTCCTGCCATCTTTCTTTACTGGCAAGCTGATTGAACGCTTCGGGGCACGCGTCATGATCCTGTTGGGCTGTGTGTTGTATCTGGCGAGTGCCGGTATTAACCTGCTGGGCGTGAGCCACTGGCATTTTTTACTGGCCTTATTTGCCCTGGGCGTAGGCTGGAACTTTATGTTTATCAGCGCCACGCAATTGGTCAGTCAGACGTATGCGCCGCAGGAGCGTGCCAAGGCACAAGCCTGTAATGAATTTCTGGTCTTCAGCATGGTAGTGGCATCCTCACTGAGTGCAGGTTTTCTGGAAGCCACGATAGGCTGGCAGACGCTTAACCTGTGGAGCATGCCTGTGGTGCTGGCCGCTTTTATAGCCACCCTTGTGCTGTCCAGAGGTAGTGTTACACCTGCACGTTTACCGGTAGGCTGA
- the cobO gene encoding cob(I)yrinic acid a,c-diamide adenosyltransferase produces MSEHNQDKHKARQQKVKAQVDAKIEQAQEEKGILQVITGNGKGKSTSGFGTVARCVGHGMNAAVVQFIKGMWECGERNLLERAGVPFAVMKTGFTWETQNRETDTQAAQATWQQAKLWLQDESIDLVLLDELTYMVSYDYLDLDEVIEALENRPAMQSVIITGRGAHRRLTELADTVSEVRNVKHAFEAGIKAQKGFDF; encoded by the coding sequence ATGAGCGAACACAATCAGGACAAACACAAGGCAAGACAGCAAAAAGTAAAAGCGCAGGTCGATGCCAAAATCGAACAGGCACAGGAAGAAAAAGGCATTTTGCAGGTCATCACCGGCAATGGCAAAGGTAAGTCGACTTCAGGATTTGGCACCGTGGCCCGCTGCGTGGGCCACGGCATGAATGCAGCGGTTGTGCAGTTTATTAAAGGCATGTGGGAGTGCGGCGAGCGTAACTTGCTGGAGCGTGCGGGTGTGCCGTTTGCCGTTATGAAGACAGGCTTTACCTGGGAGACACAAAACCGTGAAACGGATACTCAGGCGGCACAGGCCACCTGGCAACAGGCAAAGCTGTGGTTGCAAGACGAGAGTATCGACCTGGTGCTGCTGGATGAGCTCACTTATATGGTCAGCTATGACTATCTTGATTTGGATGAAGTGATTGAAGCGCTGGAAAATCGCCCCGCGATGCAGTCGGTGATCATCACCGGCCGTGGTGCACATCGTCGCCTGACTGAACTGGCCGATACCGTCAGTGAAGTGCGCAATGTGAAACACGCGTTTGAAGCGGGGATCAAAGCACAAAAAGGATTCGACTTCTGA